A genomic region of Eriocheir sinensis breed Jianghai 21 chromosome 42, ASM2467909v1, whole genome shotgun sequence contains the following coding sequences:
- the LOC127010118 gene encoding proto-oncogene tyrosine-protein kinase ROS-like: MVWERSTMLVVLVVLVMVTSAAAEVTVDCDLVCQKVESVHGAEESECDAACRSDQCHAGCQDWRAGVATSCRQTCSGLGWESDGPALTCTMGCVYGAQDYMTRLHELVGTPGAPQLVGGSLGASSVGLRWSGSPEVPAAQYLVQYRDEGVGWVYYRPQHPLNDTQATLTHLTPYTKYQFRVAWVVLAGHAPILSAASPYISTLDSGPPRTPPTAVPLDGSRVEVTWAPPVSPGGDLIFYTLYLRAKKGGREIRDNIDAQEERRYVLSQLSPNTTYILNLTSTNHRGEGPPRVTTVTTYPNAPAVDDGQGYLLLTSGASLLKLGLDTIDPLQHIYNTSRRHAITGMAVHIHRGIVYISDTSGSILQLHPPTNRFRTVLSAEQLHGLPLGLSVDWLNGHLYYVIRLQSPLEQVWQVWRSGLVGDGPTLVHGELKYEARHLQVDPYNGYIWWISEDLKPGLYRLDLNPNGRGEEEEEEEGGGGGRGTSGGGGGGPRRVLEGSDLGGLVLDPPNFQVLVADRRKNAMLAVSLDGTSVTQLHPNTQQAFFRKLTSVVYLHRRFFWTDGKEVLTEELNNGTFYHNSYLLVGNVSIGSLAAVHRSTQPWPVPLTPPTRLQAVFTRRSAALTWHAPALPALMGVGAWQEWRYELHIQDGVRTLYRNNISATTYLAPNLRPYTFYIIKVRAYSQGGRGPWSAEFRGSTLDSTEEAPRLVLATNTQLLMTNMAGSDSTVLVGQEELRSQLQEGHITDLSFFRDSLVLAVSNQSSLVLNTTSGTFSRVAGTHGVLSVSVDWLTHRLFWANPHKQMIGWSAMDGPAHGPFNVVTAAREVRVDALHGRLYWTTPHALHSSTLAGRNVSTLHREGIFSGKQVYGLTVDSSGGRVWWVVRDAGGCHLHSAALSSTHTHTRPHLTHPPRLLPHTVQVGSMWYLSNRLVWLGEDGDARVADISLNNSASLHTSALQVLRFTVVLPALHPMPDGMQAESVLPGAIDRNGVRVMPGGTWDSFNITWPAITSTTHAALMYEVVIGTGERSGERASDGLTHHPPTLTPNTTLAYANPSLPPYSSIRVSVRGVTDWGVGPRVVVGLRTPPSLPGAPVQLRVFVSRPIEALLPSICLRWSPPRNANGALTGYKVTYWGQEHVLNVSQGVRVPADPTQFILSDLDPTVTYTFRVSAINTVGEGPASTPINTTPVQHQPLPMLVVVHVNTSRTSTLDADLGVEEVVVEGGALGVRFVAPLLQHHLNSAPPLTSSSSSSSSSSSSSSSSPIASALSASPISSSSSSSSSSSSSSSSSSSSNSSSSSSSESSSPNSLSSSSSSSSDIPSSSSSDVPSSSSSSSSSSSSLSKLVWMDLNSDIFITSTTTNATTRILRLAGEGVGLALDWVGEVVVWGERHPPPTHNMTLRTLTLNGGGGGGGAKSLKEVGVRGKVTQLLLSPMTSQVLVVHSIGTRLQVSITGLRTTTGDLENVFDQGRSSKCNCRRNPDLTGAVTLDSTNSTHLHLYFSTSSSSSSSSSSNSSSSSSSSSSSSVVFRSNLEGCLCEPVFYPGQYGLGTCTHLAVDSTHLYCHSTSTNTLAWVLKGGGGGGGGGGGYPRTLPLRDVSAILPLDPATQPLPAWSCLVWRNMTRLPRLIGSRETAIGLELGTPLPLGSDCGPVSMPPPTFILYYGPIHAPGAGGGAGETGCDKELKDCWVLRSPDSMVTVGDLQPYTHYAFRAAVETVYNKRLGLPSAPGPVAVYRTKAKAPEGVGEVTALALSPEEVRVSFLAQAGESYEVLWRRGGSSAGPLRPPPPPTSQRMDVTIAHLLPNTKYEVWVKVYSKDRLVDVDSDYVGVMTLPALPPLTLRHAAARALVVAWTAPADGSVNRHKFQYIPEGKSVWRSLDTKLTSADQTYVANLTQLDPATHYLFRVQVVYAGTFHNYTWPSEPLFNYSTLSEIPGPPGQVMRQQVGGLPLGSGLKVWWRGAAANGAPIVSYTLQAAPYHPHHSPAPASPAGRAPTTPNVTFTTVYNGSANEWIIQGLDATSSYIFRARAVNRLGQGPWGEENIISTIAGPTMLNQTHLPTILSSTIPPIALVLLMLCVSGCYAMRRTERRKKRKAKSASITDTTHHHHHHHPHHHQHHHPRSREVELATLRHLPTNNNFVTENNVLYDISGFPGDDLDLPHVSRHCITLTKFLGSGAFGEVFEGTACGLPCLPEVTKVAIKTLRKGATDQEKVEFLKEAQLMSHFQHEHILRLLAVCTDHDPFFLILELMEGGDLLSYLRTSRGSEAGLTLGDLVAMCLDVAKGCVYLEEMHYVHRDLAARNCLVSTTDPLSRIVKIGDFGLARDIYKNDYYRKEGEGLLPVRWMSPESLVDGVFTSHSDVWAFGVLLWEILTLGQQPYPARTNLEVLHHVRSGGTLTRPPGCPEEL, translated from the exons ATGGTGTGGGAGAGGTCAACGATgttggtggtgctagtggtgctggtgatggtgacctCCGCAGCGGCTGAGGTCACGGTGGATTGTGACCTCGTGTGCCAAAAG GTGGAGAGCGTGCACGGGGCGGAGGAGAGCGAGTGTGACGCGGCCTGCAGGAGTGACCAG TGCCATGCCGGTTGCCAGGACTGGAGGGCCGGCGTGGCGACCTCCTGCCGACAGACCTGT AGCGGTCTGGGGTGGGAGAGTGACGGCCCGGCGCTGACCTGCACCATGGGATGTGTCTACGGCGCGCAGGACTACATGACACGCCTGCACG AGCTCGTGGGCACCCCCGGGGCTCCCCAGCTGGTGGGCGGCAGCCTGGGTGCGTCCAGCGTGGGTCTGCGGTGGTCTGGGTCCCCCGAGGTGCCCGCCGCCCAGTACCTGGTGCAGTACCGTGACGAGGGCGTGGGCTGGGTGTACTACCGCCCGCAGCACCCGCTCAACGATACCCAGGCCACGCTGACACACCTCACGCCCTACACCAAATACCAG TTCCGCGTGGCGTGGGTGGTGCTGGCCGGCCACGCGCCCATCCTGTCAGCCGCCAGCCCGTACATCAGCACCCTGGACTCCGGCCCGCCCAGAACGCCGCCCacg GCGGTCCCCCTGGATGGGTCACGCGTTGAGGTGACCTGGGCACCCCCTGTGAGCCCCGGGGGTGACCTTATCTTCTACACGCTGTACCTCAGGGCGAAGAAAGGCGGCAGGGAGATTAGGGACAACATTGACgcccaggaggagaggag gTACGTGCTCTCCCAGCTGAGCCCCAACACCACCTACATCCTGAACCTCACCTCCACCAACCACCGCGGCGAGGGTCCCCCACgcgtcaccaccgtcaccacctacCCCAATgcaccag CGGTGGACGATGGGCAAGGTTACCTCCTCCTGACCTCTGGCGCCAGTCTCCTCAAGCTGGGCCTGGACACCATTGACCCCCTGCAGCACATATACAACACCTCTCGCAGGCACGCCATCACAG gCATGGCAGTCCACATCCACCGCGGAATCGTCTACATCAGCGACACGAGTGGATCGATCCTACAACTCCACCCTCCGACGAACCGCTTCAGAACAGTCCTCTCCGCCGAACAGCTCCACGGACTTCCGCTCGGACTCTCGGTGGACTGGCTGAATGGACACCTGTACTACGTGATCCGCCTGCAGAGTCCACTTGAGCAGGTCTGGCAGGTCTGGCGGTCCGGACTCGTGGGGGATGGTCCGACTCTGGTCCATGGGGAGCTGAAGTATGAGGCGCGGCATTTGCAGGTCGATCCCTATAATGG atacatttgGTGGATTTCGGAGGACCTCAAACCTGGACTCTACCGCCTTGACCTCAACccaaatggaagaggagaagaagaagaggaagaagaaggaggaggaggaggaagaggcacatcaggaggaggaggaggagggccacggAGGGTCTTGGAAGGTTCAGACTTGGGTGGACTGGTGCTTGACCCTCCAAATTTTCAAGTCCTGGTAGCGGATCGGCGGAAGAACGCTATGCTGGCTGTGTCTCTGGATGG CACCTCCGTCACGCAGCTCCACCCCAACACCCAGCAGGCCTTCTTCCGCAAGCTCACCTCCGTTGTCTATCTCCACCGACGGTTCTTCTGGACGGACGGGAAGGAGGTGTTGACAGAGGAATTGAACAACGGAACCTTCTAccataacag cTACCTCTTAGTGGGCAACGTCAGCATCGGGAGTCTGGCGGCCGTGCACCGCTCCACCCAGCCCTGGCCCGTGCCCCTCACACCACCCACCCGCCTGCAGGCCGTCTTCACCCGCCGCTCAGCCGCCCTCACCTGGCATGCACCCGCCCTGCCTGCCTTGATGG GTGTGGGTGCGTGGCAGGAGTGGCGTTACGAGCTCCACATCCAGGACGGGGTGCGAACCCTGTACCGCAACAACATATCAGCCACCACATACCTGGCACCCAACCTGAGGCCTTACACCTTCTACATCAtcaag GTCAGGGCGTACTCCCAGGGTGGACGCGGCCCCTGGAGTGCTGAGTTCCGAGGCAGCACCCTGGACAGCACTGAGGAGGCCCCCCGACTGGTGCTGGCCACAAACACCCAGTTACTGATGACAAACATGGCCGGCAGTGACTCCACAGTGCTGGTGGGGCAGGAGGAGctcagg AGCCAGCTCCAGGAGGGTCACATCACCGACCTCTCCTTCTTCCGCGACTCCCTGGTTCTTGCCGTCAGTAACCAGAGCAGCCTGGTCCTCAACACAACCTCCGGCACATTTTCGCGAGTGGCCGGCACGCATGGGGTCCTCAGTGTGTCTGTGGACTGGCTCACGCACCGACTCTTCTGGGCCAATCCTCATAAGCAGatg ATCGGGTGGAGCGCCATGGACGGCCCCGCTCACGGCCCCTTCAACGTGGTCACAGCGGCCAGGGAGGTCCGCGTGGACGCCCTACATGGCCGCCTCTACTGGACCACTCCACATGCACTCCACTCGTCCACGCTGGCCGGGCGGAATGTCTCCACGCTGCATAGGGAAGGAATATTCTCTGGCAAGCAag tataCGGGCTTACAGTGGACTCAAGTGGAGGGCGTGTGTGGTGGGTCGTGAGGGATGCAGGCGGATGTCACCTCCACTCCGCAGCCCTGtcatccactcacacacacacccgcccacACCTCACCCACCCCCCACGCCTCCTGCCACACACCGTACAAGtgg ggtCCATGTGGTACCTGAGCAATCGTCTGGTGTGGCTCGGTGAGGACGGGGACGCTAGAGTTGCAGACATCAGCCTCAACAACTCCGCCAGCCTGCACACCTCCGCCCTGCAGGTCCTGAGGTTCACCGTGGTCCTGCCCGCCCTGCACCCCATGCCAG ACGGAATGCAAGCGGAGAGCGTTCTACCAGGCGCGATTGACCGAAACGGAGTGAGAGTCATGCCTGGCGGAACCTGGGATTCGTTCAACATAACATGGCCAGCGATTACGTCAACAACCCACGCAGCGCTAATGTACGAGGTGGTCATCGGCACTGGGGAGCGATCGGGGGAGCGAGCGAGTGACGGGTTGACGCACCACCCACCCACGCTTACCCCCAACACCACCCTAGCCTACGCCAACCCCTCCCTGCCGCCCTATTCCTCCATTAGGGTGTCCGTGAGGGGCGTGACGGACTGGGGTGTGGGGCCGAGGGTGGTGGTGGGCCTCAGAACACCGCCGTCGCTACCTGGCGCTCCTGTTCAACTCCGGGTGTTCGTCAGTAGGCCTATAGAG GCCCTCCTCCCCAGTATATGCCTACGCTGGTCACCTCCAAGGAACGCCAACGGTGCCCTCACAGGATACAAGGTCACCTACTGGGGTCAAGAACATGTCCTGAACGTGTCCCAAGGTGTCCGGGTGCCAGCTGACCCGACCCAGTTCATCCTCAGTGACCTCGACCCTACTGTGACCTATACcttcagg GTATCTGCCATCAACACCGTGGGGGAGGGACCGGCCAGCACACCCATCAACACCACTCCAGTTCAACACCAGCCCCTcccgatgctggtggtggtgcatgtCAACACCAGTCGTACCTCCACTTTAGATGCGGACCTTGGtgttgaggaggtggtggtggaggggggggcacTGGGGGTGAGATTTGTGGCCCCCCTCCTTCAACACCATCTCAACTCTGCACCTccactgacctcctcctcctcctcctcctcctcctcctcctcctcttcctcttcctctccgatTGCTAGTGCTTTAAGTGCCTcacctatctcctcttcctcctcctcctcctcctcttcctcctcctcttcttcttcctcctcctcctccaattcttcttcctcctcctcctctgagtctTCTTCTCCTAAtagcttatcctcctcctcctcctcctcctctgatattccttcctcctcctcttctgatgtcccttcctcttcttcctcttcctcctcctcctcctcctccctgtccaaaTTGGTGTGGATGGACCTCAACTCCGACatcttcatcacctccaccaccaccaacgccaccacccgCATCCTCCGCCTGGCGGGTGAAGGGGTCGGACTGGCCCTGGACTgggtgggtgaggtggtggtATGGGGGGAGAggcaccccccacccacccacaacatGACCCTCCGTACCCTGACccttaatggaggaggaggaggaggaggagcgaagagTCTGAAGGAGGTTGGTGTCAGAGGGAAGGTCACGCAACTCCTTCTATCTCCAATGACGAG CCAGGTGTTGGTGGTCCACAGTATCGGTACCAGACTCCAGGTGTCCATCACGGGCCTCAGAACCACTACCGGGGACCTCGAGAATGTCTTTGACcaggggag gaGTTCAAAATGCAACTGTCGCAGAAATCCTGACCTGACTGGAGCGGTCACCCTCGACTCCACAaactccacccacctccacctatacttctccacctcctcctcctcctcctcctcctcctcctccaactcctcctcctcctcctcctcttcctcctcctcctcagtggtcTTCCGGAGTAACTTAGAAGGGTGTCTGTGTGAGCCAGTCTTCTACCCTGGACAGTATGGGTtag gcaCCTGTACCCACCTGGCAGTCGACTCCACCCACCTATACtgccactccacctccaccaacaccttaGCGTGGGTGTtgaaaggtggaggtggtggaggaggtggaggaggtgggtacccCCGCACTCTTCCACTTAGGGATGTGTCCGCTATTCTTCCGCTAGACCCTGCCACCCAGCCCctcccag CCTGGTCGTGTCTGGTCTGGAGGAACATGACCCGCTTACCAAGGCTCATCGGAAGTCGCGAAACAGCTATCGGGCTTGAACTGGGAACCCCTCTGCCCCTCGGGTCCGACTGTGGCCCCGTGTCAATGCCCCCGCCCACCTTCATCCTATACTACGGCCCCATCCATGCCCCGGGAGCtggtggcggggcgggggagACAGGGTGCGATAAGGAGTTGAAGGATTGCTGGGTtctg AGGAGTCCGGACTCCATGGTGACCGTGGGTGACCTGCAGCCGTACACACACTATGCCTTCCGAGCCGCGGTGGAGACTGTCTACAACAAGCGCTTAGGCCTACCCTCTGCACCGGGCCCTGTGGCAGTGTACAGGACCAAggcaaaag cCCCAGAGGGCGTAGGAGAGGTGACGGCCCTCGCACTCTCCCCCGAGGAGGTGCGCGTCAGCTTCCTAGCCCAGGCCGGGGAGAGCTATGAGGTGCTGTGGCGGAGGGGGGGGTCCTCGGCCGGCCCCCtgcgcccccctccaccccccacctcaCAGCGCATGGATGTGACGATCGCCCATCTATTGCCTAACACCAAGTATGAG GTCTGGGTCAAGGTGTACTCCAAGGACAGACTGGTGGATGTGGACAGCGACTACGTGGGTGTCATGACCTTGCCTGCCCTTCCACCTTTGACCCTCCGCCATGCGGCCGCCCGTGCCCTGGTGGTGGCCTGGACGGCTCCGGCGGATGGCTCGGTGAATAGGCataag TTCCAGTACATCCCAGAAGGCAAATCAGTGTGGCGATCCCTGGACACCAAGCTGACCTCCGCTGACCAGACCTACGTGGCCAACCTGACCCAGCTTGACCCGGCCACCCACTACCTCTTTAGGGTCCAAGTGGTCTATGCGGGGACCTTCCACAACTACACATGGCCATCAGAACCACTTTTTAATTACTCCACCCTGA gtgAGATCCCAGGGCCGCCAGGACAGGTGATGCGGCAACAGGTTGGCGGCTTACCCCTGGGGAGCGGCCTCAAGGTGTGGTGGCGGGGGGCGGCTGCTAACGGGGCCCCCATAGTCTCCTACACCCTCCAGGCCGCCCcgtaccacccccaccacagccCCGCCCCCGCCAGCCCCGCCGGACGTGCCCCGACCACCCCCAATGTGACCTTTACCACAGTGTATAatggctcag CCAACGAGTGGATCATCCAGGGCCTTGACGCCACCTCCAGCTACATCTTCCGCGCCCGTGCCGTCAACCGGTTGGGTCAAGGGCCGTGGGGGGAGGAGAACATCATCAGTACCATCGCCGGGCCAACCATGCTCAACCAGACCCACCTGCCAACCATACTGTCGTCAACCATACCGCCCATCGCCCTAGTGCTCCTCATGTTGTGTGTGTCCGGTTGCTATG cTATGCGGAGAACCGAGCGGCGGAAGAAGCGGAAGGCCAAGTCCGCCTCCATCACTGacaccacgcaccaccaccaccaccaccacccgcaccaccaccagcaccaccaccccagGAGCAGGGAGGTGGAGTTGGCGACACTGCGACACCTTCCGACGAATAACAATTTTGTGACGGAAAATAACGTTCTGTACGACATCAGCGGCtttccag GCGACGACCTTGACCTTCCCCACGTGTCACGCCACTGCATAACCTTGACCAAGTTCCTGGGTAGTGGGGCCTTCGGGGAGGTCTTCGAGGGGACAGCCTGCGGCCTGCCCTGTCTGCCCGAGGTCACCAAGGTCGCTattaag ACGCTTCGTAAGGGCGCCACGGACCAAGAGAAGGTGGAGTTCCTGAAGGAGGCACAACTCATGAGCCACTTTCAACACGAACACATCCTCCGTCTCCTGGCCGTCTGCACCGACCACGACCCGTTCTTCCTCATCCTGGAGCTCATGGAGGGGGGTGACCTTCTGTCGTACCTCAGGACCAGcaggggg AGTGAGGCCGGCCTAACCCTGGGGGACCTGGTGGCCATGTGCCTGGACGTGGCCAAGGGTTGCGTCTACCTGGAGGAGATGCATTACGTCCACCGAGATTTGGCCGCCCGGAATTGCCTCGTGTCGACAACCGATCCGCTCTCCCGCATCGTCAAGATTGGGGATTTCGGGTTGGCGAGGGATATTTACAAGAATGATTACTATAGGaaggag
- the LOC127010119 gene encoding dynactin subunit 5-like → MELEDSYYPKAQYIETATGNRVSRASVLCGSQNIVLSGKVIVLSGVIIRGDLANVRVGRHCVISSKAVIRPPFKKFSKGVAFFPLHIGDHVYIGEGSVINAAAVGSFVYIGKNCVIGRRCVLKDCCMIADNTVLPPETVVPPFAVYSGSPARQTADLPEATQDLMTDFTRSCYHHFIRVKDLPPNTQEGASGPSVARLVDV, encoded by the exons ATGGAGCTCGAGGACTCCTACTACCCCAAGGCGCAGTATATTGAGACG GCCACAGGGAACAGGGTCAGCAGGGCGAGCGTGCTGTGCGGGTCGCAGAACATCGTGCTCAGCGGCAAGGTCATCGTGCTCAGCGGGGTCATCATCCGGGGTGACCTTGCCAATGTGCGGGTCGGAAGGCACTGCGTCATCTCCTCCAAGGCAGTCATCAGGCCGCCCTTCAAGAAGTTCAGTAAGGG GGTTGCGTTCTTTCCCCTCCACATCGGCGACCATGTTTACATCGGCGAGGGGTCAGTGATCAACGCAGCGGCCGTCGGGTCATTTGTTTACATCGGCAAGAACTGCGTCATT GGCCGGCGCTGCGTTCTGAAGGACTGCTGCATGATCGCCGACAACACCGTTCTACCGCCGGAGACCGTGGTGCCCCCCTTTGCAGTCTACTCCGGCTCACCCGCCCGGCAGACTGCAGACCTACCGGAGGCCACCCAGGACCTCATGACAGACTTCACCCGGAGCTGCTACCACCACTTCATCCGGGTGAAGGATCTACCGCCCAATACACAAGAGGGGGCATCCGGACCCAGTGTGGCTAGGCTGGTggatgtgtaa